The Cloeon dipterum chromosome 3, ieCloDipt1.1, whole genome shotgun sequence genome includes a region encoding these proteins:
- the Sms gene encoding spermine synthase isoform X1, giving the protein MAINTILMDFKVNEPAKLDSGSNIQTDVHQVLEQFIPGLNMHMMQDCGPDGILILWSGPRSCLVTLRAFRGPGLISISIEYYRGEEEDALLSFDQVRTIESLLIPKLNSIRSHKYPAFKRGGILNRYLVSSDERVLEYDFDKLLFEEKTAHQKVQIYHSPTFGNMLVLDDLQNLADSDIIYTETLMQRGKENYEGKEVLILGGGDGALLWELLKEKPKFVTMLEIDDVVMQSCKKYLRNSCGTCLDNYNGENYKIIVADCVQWLDKYITDGTKFDYVFGDLTDIPLSSTPQGEIWDFIRLILNKALKVLNSTGKFMTHGNGISCPTALAMYEEQLKKLETPVDFSRDHAFVPSFMEDWVFYQVWRKQ; this is encoded by the exons ATGGCAATCAACACAATTTTGATGGACTTTAAAGTCAATGAGCCTGCTAAACTGG actCTGGCTCAAACATTCAAACTGACGTTCATCAAGTATTGGAGCAGTTCATTCCAGGGTTGAACATGCACATGATGCAGGACTGTGGCCCCGATGGCATCCTTATTTTATGGTCAGGGCCCAGAAGCTGCCTGGTGACTCTCAGGGCTTTCAGAGGACCTGGCCTAATTTCCATTAGCATTGAGTATTACAGAGGGGAGGAAGAGGACGCCCTTTTGTCTTTCGAC CAAGTTCGGACCATTGAGTCGCTGCTGATTCCAAAGCTCAATAGCATTCGCAGCCACAAATATCCTGCCTTCAAGAGAGGTGGAATCCTCAATAGATATCTAGTCTCCTCAG ATGAAAGAGTTTTGGAGTACGATTTTGACAAGCTTCTCTTTGAAGAGAAAACTGCGCAccaaaaagttcaaatttacCATTCGCCGACCTTTGGCAACATGCTGGTTTTAGATGACCTCCAGA ACCTTGCGGACAGTGATATCATTTACACTGAAACATTGATGCAAAGGGGGAAGGAAAACTATGAAGGGAAAGAGGTGCTGATTTTGGGTGGCGGTGACGGAGCTTTGCTTTGGGAACTCCTCAAGGAGAAGCCAAAGTTTGTCACTATGCTGGAAATTGATGACGTTGTGATGCAGTCCTGCAAGAAGTACCTGCGTAATTCTTGTGGCACCTGTCTTGACAACTATAACGGGGAAAACTATAAG attattGTAGCTGACTGCGTCCAATGGCTTGACAAGTACATCACCGATGGGACCAAATTCGACTATGTTTTTGGAGATCTCACCGATATTCCTCTCTCAAGCACACCTCAGGGTGAAATCTGGGATTTCATCAGACTTATCCTCAACAAGGCCCTCAAAGTGCTCAATAGCACTGGAAAATTTATGACCCAT GGGAATGGAATCTCATGCCCGACTGCTCTTGCCATGTACGAAGAGCAGCTGAAGAAGCTGGAGACCCCGGTGGACTTCAGTCGCGACCACGCTTTCGTGCCCAGCTTCATGGAAGATTGGGTTTTCTACCAGGTGTGGCGCAAGCAGTAG
- the Sms gene encoding spermine synthase isoform X2, producing MAINTILMDFKVNEPAKLDSGSNIQTDVHQVLEQFIPGLNMHMMQDCGPDGILILWSGPRSCLVTLRAFRGPGLISISIEYYRGEEEDALLSFDQSRALECQIKNTLGASRGKILPALRRGATLDVYMTTSDERVLEYDFDKLLFEEKTAHQKVQIYHSPTFGNMLVLDDLQNLADSDIIYTETLMQRGKENYEGKEVLILGGGDGALLWELLKEKPKFVTMLEIDDVVMQSCKKYLRNSCGTCLDNYNGENYKIIVADCVQWLDKYITDGTKFDYVFGDLTDIPLSSTPQGEIWDFIRLILNKALKVLNSTGKFMTHGNGISCPTALAMYEEQLKKLETPVDFSRDHAFVPSFMEDWVFYQVWRKQ from the exons ATGGCAATCAACACAATTTTGATGGACTTTAAAGTCAATGAGCCTGCTAAACTGG actCTGGCTCAAACATTCAAACTGACGTTCATCAAGTATTGGAGCAGTTCATTCCAGGGTTGAACATGCACATGATGCAGGACTGTGGCCCCGATGGCATCCTTATTTTATGGTCAGGGCCCAGAAGCTGCCTGGTGACTCTCAGGGCTTTCAGAGGACCTGGCCTAATTTCCATTAGCATTGAGTATTACAGAGGGGAGGAAGAGGACGCCCTTTTGTCTTTCGAC CAAAGCCGGGCCTTAGAGTGTCAGATTAAGAACACCTTAGGCGCCAGCAGGGGCAAAATTCTGCCTGCCCTACGCAGAGGTGCTACTTTGGATGTTTACATGACTACTTCAG ATGAAAGAGTTTTGGAGTACGATTTTGACAAGCTTCTCTTTGAAGAGAAAACTGCGCAccaaaaagttcaaatttacCATTCGCCGACCTTTGGCAACATGCTGGTTTTAGATGACCTCCAGA ACCTTGCGGACAGTGATATCATTTACACTGAAACATTGATGCAAAGGGGGAAGGAAAACTATGAAGGGAAAGAGGTGCTGATTTTGGGTGGCGGTGACGGAGCTTTGCTTTGGGAACTCCTCAAGGAGAAGCCAAAGTTTGTCACTATGCTGGAAATTGATGACGTTGTGATGCAGTCCTGCAAGAAGTACCTGCGTAATTCTTGTGGCACCTGTCTTGACAACTATAACGGGGAAAACTATAAG attattGTAGCTGACTGCGTCCAATGGCTTGACAAGTACATCACCGATGGGACCAAATTCGACTATGTTTTTGGAGATCTCACCGATATTCCTCTCTCAAGCACACCTCAGGGTGAAATCTGGGATTTCATCAGACTTATCCTCAACAAGGCCCTCAAAGTGCTCAATAGCACTGGAAAATTTATGACCCAT GGGAATGGAATCTCATGCCCGACTGCTCTTGCCATGTACGAAGAGCAGCTGAAGAAGCTGGAGACCCCGGTGGACTTCAGTCGCGACCACGCTTTCGTGCCCAGCTTCATGGAAGATTGGGTTTTCTACCAGGTGTGGCGCAAGCAGTAG